The following is a genomic window from Ignavibacteriota bacterium.
GGGCCCTCGAGGGTGTCGCGAACGGCCGCCGCTTTGGCGGGGCCGGGGACCGAAGCGACGAGGGCATGCGCGCTCATCAGGGCGGGCACGGTGAGCGTCAGGGCATGCCGGGGCACCTGCTCCAGGCCGGGGAAACACCCATCGTGGACCTGCTGTGTGCGGCAGGCTTCATCGAGGCGCACCACCTTCACGAACGCCGAGTCTTCGAAATCGGCCACGGGAGGGTCATTGAAGGCGATGTGGCCATTCTCCCCGATGCCCATGCAGACAAGATCGATCGGCGCCTGCTGGAGGAGCATCGTATACCGGGCGCATTCATAGGCATGATCGGTTGCCTGTCCGTCCAGATAGTGGACACGGGCCATGGGGACCCGGGAGAAGATATGATAATACAGATACGAACCGAAGAGTTGCGGCGCACCGGTGCCCAAACCAAGGTACTCATCCATATGGAACGCTTCGATCCGCGGCCAGTCGATCCGCGTATCGGCAACGAGCGAGGCAAGCATTTCGTTCTGCGAGGGCGCCGCGGCGAAGACCACGCGGAGATGGTCCCTGGTCTTCAACGCCTCCCGGATGATGTCGGCGGCCTTGAGAGCCGCGGCCTTACCGAGCGCTGCGCGATCCGCGAGCACCATCACACCGAGACGGTCCACCTGAAATTTCTCCATGATCAACCCCCTTCCCTAGATCTTCTTGAGTACGCCCGTGCCACTCGATGGAGTGTTGCGGACCAGAATGAACGTGAGGACAGCGCCGACCGCCGGGATGATACTCGCGGCGATCAGGATAGGTTCGAACGAGTACCTGTCGGACACCCACCCCACGATGAAGGTCGACAGGATGGTGAGGATACCTGCTGCGGTGCCGCTCAAACCACTGACGGTGGCAACGGATGAACTTGCATACAGGTCTGAAGGCAACACCAGGGCCATGGTGCTGTAGGCCGCATACGCGAATGTCGAAACCGCGAAAAGGCCGGCGATGGCAAAGAGGCCCGACATGGCGATCGTCGGAATGAGCATGGTCATGCCGACCGCCCCGAACAGAACGACGGCTTTGCGTGCCCGGCCGACGGGCCAGCCGCGGCGGATGAGCCAGCTCGAGAACCCACCACCCGCGAAGTTGCCGAGGTCCGCCGCTACGAACGGGATCCAGAACGCGATGAGGGTGGCCCCCGGATCGAAACCCTTGGAGACGAGGTAGATCATGAACCAATCAGCAATGAAGAACCAGACCGGATCGGTGAACGCGCGCGCGATGATCACTCCCCAGGTCTGCCGCATGCGAAGGAGGTGGAGGATCCCCGGACGTTCCTGTGGTCCATCGTTGCCCGCACCTGGCTCCTCACGGTCGGCCAGGATCATGCGGCGCTCTTCATCGCTGATGCGCGGATGCGATTCGGGGGGGTGATAGAATTTCCGCCAGAGCAGGATCCAGAAGAACCCGAGCATGCCGGTCATGATGAATGCCGGACGCCAGTCCCCGAAACTGGTATAGAGCCACAGGACAAGTGCCGGCGCGATCGCGGCGCCGATGGATGAGCCGCTGTCAAAGAGCGCCACCGCCCATCCGCGTTCTTTCCGGGGGAACCACTCTGCCACGGCCTTGGTCGCCGCCGGCCAGTTCGCGGATTCCCCGAAACCGAGGAGGAAGCGGAAGAACGCGAAGCTCCGCAGCCCACCCGCAAGGGACGTGGCCATGGCCACAACGGAATACCAGGCAACGGTGATCGTCAACCCGAGCCTCGTGCCGAGCCGGTCCATCAGCCGGCCAAGGGCCGTCTGTCCGATGGCATACGCCACGCGGAACGCGATCACGATCATCGCGTAATCCTCATTCGTCCAGTGATAGTCACGCTTGAGGAATGGTGCCAGGGCGGACAGTGTCTGCCGATCGATATAATTGACGACGGTCGAAGCGAAGAGGATGCCACCGATCCACCATCGGAGGCCGCGAATGGGACGGCGTGGCGATGCAAGCTGAGCTGCTGTGGTCACGGGGCTTCCGATCTACTGGTGGGGATACATGTGACGGTAGTATGCTGCCAGGAAACGCAGTCCGAAGGAGGTGCCCAGGTCGCGTTGCACCACGGACATGCCGTCCTTTTTGCCGCGCGCACGAAGGTTGTATACGCCGCCGGCGAGGTTCGGATCGGGATGGTGCACGGAGAAGCGGGACCGCATGATCCACCGGAAGGACCGTTCGATGTTCGGTGTGAATTCCTCACCAACCCCGTGCTGCAGAAGGCGGAGCCAGAGCAGACCCGCGAAGGCCACGGTGGATCCCGAAGGAGAACTCTCGATGCTGGTCCCGTTCACGTTGTTATCGTAGAAGATCGTGCCGTCCTTCCGCTGGTACCGTGTGTAGTACCGCAGGGTCCGCACGGCGGCGTCGAGGAATTCCCGGCGCCCCGTCTCTTCATATCCATTGATCAGCGACTCCGCATACCAGAGATTGAACCGCGGATGAAAACTCCCGGTGGCCTTATTGTTCGGCGTGAAGTCCATCCAGAGGCCTTCCGGCCCCTGCTTCTCTACAAGACTCTCGCAGAGGTCGACGAAGACCCTCCGGTACGTCGAATCCCCCGTGAACCGGAACATATCCAGGAACAGTGACCCCTCATTGTTCGGGCGCGCGACATCAGAGAGAACCTGTGCGCTCTTCTCTTTCCAGAAGGGACTGCGGAGTTTCTGCACCTCTCCCGTCACGGGGTCGACGGCGTCATAGAAGATCCGTTCCCCCGGGTGATACAGATGCTTCAGCATCCACCGCCCGGCGTCGGGTGCGACGGATGGAGCGCGCCGGTCGCCGGTGACGCGGGAGAGCTCGAACAGGCCGGGTGTGCCATCGGATACCGTCGCAAAGATGATATAGTCAACCCCCGCACCGTGGATCGCCCTGAGCATGCCCGACAACGTGGGATGGTCCTTGACCTGCAGCGAGATCCACCACGCGCCGGCCTTCCGGGCAGCCACAAGAAACGTCGGATCGTTCGTGAGGTCGTAGGCCTCCAGCAGACCGTAGATGATCTGTCCGGTGTGCCATGCGGGTTCGTAGGACTGCCACCGTCCCTCGAGGAGGTTGTATTCACACCGTGATTCCCCCCGGTCATCGAGCAGAACGGTCGCCGCGTGGGTCGCACAGCTCTGCACGGCGGTGATGATCTCCACACGGAGGGAGTCCTCACCGGCACGAGCCGATGGAGGCGCGACAGCCACTCCGCACAGGAAGGCAAGCACATGCATCACCCGGGCAGACGAACGGAGACGCTTCATCTGAGCCCTCCCGAAGTGGACCCCGCGATCGAGATCCTGTAGCGGATGACGGCGACCGCGCCGTTGTCCGGAGGAGCGACGACCATGACGACCGGCGTCGTGCGCATCGCCGGGAATGGATAGGAGTAGTAGGGGAACACCGGATCGGGTGCGAACGACGTGGCCCCGTCGAGGAGATCGATCGCGAACGTACGCGCGGGGGTGTGGACGGTCACGCGGCGCGGCCCGTCGAATGTCACGCGCGTCCGGTCATCCGTGACAATGGGTTCGACGATCCGCACGGTGGGTGTACGGTCGTGGAATGTGAGGCGGATGGTCTTCACGATCCCGTTGTCGTAGAGAGCATTCGTGAGCGAGAACGCGACCCCACCGGGAGCCCAGAGTTCATCCTTCAGTTCCCCGGTCGTGGTGACCACCGCCGTGGTATCCCGCGTGCTTCGCGCCGTCAGGCGCCCCTCGAACTCATATAGATTCGTGAAGTACCCGAGCGAATCACGGTACTCGATCCGCGGTGTGAGGCAGATCGCGGTATCTTTCGCCACCGGCATATGGATGGTCTCCCCCCGAACGTACCGTGTCTGGCTCGATGTCGTAAGGAAGCCCGCACCTTCGGCCCAGAGGTTGCACACGGAGCCGCCGGTCGGGTGCTGGTTGTACTGACCGTCGTTGGTCCGCGACGGATCCCGATAGCCATAGCCCGATACCGTCATCATGAAATGCCGTGAGCGCGCGACGGCAACATCCACTGTCGGATAGTACCGGAGCCAGTTCCCACGATCCGACGGGAGCGCTGGCAACGGCGTGCGCCCCTGGAAGCCGATCATGGCGGCCATCGCAAGTGTCTTGGCGCGCGCGAAGGTAGGATAGATGCAGACCTGCGTGCGAAAGTATTGCCAGAAGTGAGGTCCATTCCCCATCATGCCATCCGAGATCATTGTCCGGAGGTAGGAAAGGTTCCGCATGGCCGCGGTGAGGTAGCGTGCGTCGCGGTCACCATACATCGACAGAAGCACCTGAACGCCATCGGCGGTCTTGCTGCCGTACGTCGTCCATTTGTAGCAGCGGGCACCCCACGACCCGTCGATGGCGCCGTTGGGATAGATGAACGGAAGGTTCTTCGCAAGGGACCGGAGCACGGCCTGTTCCACCACACCATCCTTGTTCAGCCGGGCATAGAGCCCGAGACCCCAGAGCGACATATCCATCTCGTACCCGAGGTCGACGCCATACTTCACGCCGTGCGCGCGCGCGGCTTCGCCCTGGATGAATCCATCCTCATCCATTTTCGCAAGCACCTGATGTGCGAGCCGGTAGGCCTTGCGGACGTACGCGGGATCGGGAACCAGGCCATGGATCACCATGAGTGCGGCCGCGGATGTCGGACAGTAATTGATGCTGGCGAACCCCGGATCCATCATCCGCACAAGGAAATCCGCGGCGCGCTTCATCACCAGTTCCCATCGGGCCTGCTGAACGGCGGAGAGCCGCGGCTTCAGGATCGGATACGCCTGTCCGAGCATCAGCAACTGGTCAGCGGTCGTGCCCGTCCACGTCCAGGGTGTCTCGTCCCACTCACCACCTGGTTTCTGCCATTGGAATAGCCACTCGGCAACATTGATCGCGGCCGAGGCATACGCGGTATCGCCCGTCGTGTGGAATGCAACGGCGAATGGATAGACGGCTTCGGCGCCACGTGTGTGGTAGATCCCGCAGGACGGACAACGGATGGCCCCGAACGCCGGATCCGCG
Proteins encoded in this region:
- a CDS encoding glucosamine-6-phosphate deaminase: MEKFQVDRLGVMVLADRAALGKAAALKAADIIREALKTRDHLRVVFAAAPSQNEMLASLVADTRIDWPRIEAFHMDEYLGLGTGAPQLFGSYLYYHIFSRVPMARVHYLDGQATDHAYECARYTMLLQQAPIDLVCMGIGENGHIAFNDPPVADFEDSAFVKVVRLDEACRTQQVHDGCFPGLEQVPRHALTLTVPALMSAHALVASVPGPAKAAAVRDTLEGPIATSCPASILRTHPSAHLFLDHDSSALLHLHDLMMKGRVA
- a CDS encoding MFS transporter, giving the protein MTTAAQLASPRRPIRGLRWWIGGILFASTVVNYIDRQTLSALAPFLKRDYHWTNEDYAMIVIAFRVAYAIGQTALGRLMDRLGTRLGLTITVAWYSVVAMATSLAGGLRSFAFFRFLLGFGESANWPAATKAVAEWFPRKERGWAVALFDSGSSIGAAIAPALVLWLYTSFGDWRPAFIMTGMLGFFWILLWRKFYHPPESHPRISDEERRMILADREEPGAGNDGPQERPGILHLLRMRQTWGVIIARAFTDPVWFFIADWFMIYLVSKGFDPGATLIAFWIPFVAADLGNFAGGGFSSWLIRRGWPVGRARKAVVLFGAVGMTMLIPTIAMSGLFAIAGLFAVSTFAYAAYSTMALVLPSDLYASSSVATVSGLSGTAAGILTILSTFIVGWVSDRYSFEPILIAASIIPAVGAVLTFILVRNTPSSGTGVLKKI